The Pelotomaculum isophthalicicum JI genome has a segment encoding these proteins:
- a CDS encoding FAD-binding protein: protein MELLEVINTDVLVIGGGGAGLCAAISSRKEGAEVLLISKSRPGRANNTAISDGSFSASTGERDTPEQHLTDTLVAGRWINRPEMVGTMTLGAQAQVKNLLSYGVPLQKKDNGKLRIVSLPGHSVARNVVTEKSFGTDFTFPLFNFAKDLGVNFIAGVFVVHLCRNEHSDIAGALVIDPARQGLILIQSKATVLATGGAGQIYSQTNNAPGTTGDGYALAFRSGVPLIDMEFVQYYPTFMLEPSLAKTMVIYEILVYRGGARLLNNRGENIALRHGLKDPSAMTRDALALAIAKEIKEGRGINGGVWMDLSTIPEDKIERFQKFIPRGLKRRKLFLVAPVAHFFMGGILVNERGETGIEGLYSAGEVNGGVHGANRLGGNALTEAWVYGDITGRLAAQYALCKKKFFSIENLQSKIKDLKSHTEGKRELSVEEVCSKLKCLMWKKAGIIRTHEELSGLVSDIEKLKEKLSETRASDYKELINKLETGNMLLVGKAVALSALLRKESRGAHYREDFPDEGGEQWVKNTCIKGNEGSEMCATINPKK, encoded by the coding sequence ATGGAACTATTAGAGGTAATAAATACAGACGTACTGGTTATCGGCGGCGGCGGTGCGGGTTTATGCGCCGCCATTTCATCTAGAAAAGAAGGCGCTGAAGTTTTGCTGATTAGTAAAAGCCGTCCGGGACGCGCAAACAACACCGCTATTTCGGATGGTTCTTTTTCCGCGTCTACCGGTGAACGTGATACACCTGAACAACATCTGACAGATACACTTGTAGCAGGCAGGTGGATTAACCGGCCCGAAATGGTCGGCACCATGACTTTGGGCGCGCAAGCACAGGTGAAGAATTTATTGAGTTACGGTGTGCCGCTGCAAAAAAAGGATAACGGCAAATTACGAATCGTTTCATTACCCGGTCACTCTGTAGCCAGAAATGTAGTCACCGAAAAAAGTTTTGGAACGGATTTTACGTTTCCACTGTTTAACTTCGCAAAAGATTTGGGTGTTAATTTTATAGCCGGCGTATTTGTCGTTCACCTTTGCCGCAATGAACATAGTGACATCGCGGGCGCGTTGGTTATAGATCCGGCCCGCCAAGGACTTATATTAATTCAGTCAAAGGCCACGGTACTTGCCACTGGCGGGGCCGGACAGATCTATTCCCAAACAAACAATGCACCCGGCACAACAGGCGATGGTTATGCGTTGGCATTTCGTTCAGGCGTTCCTTTAATAGACATGGAGTTTGTTCAGTACTATCCTACTTTTATGCTTGAACCTTCCCTTGCCAAGACGATGGTTATATACGAAATTTTAGTCTACCGGGGAGGCGCAAGGTTACTCAACAACCGGGGGGAAAATATTGCCCTGCGGCATGGCTTAAAAGATCCTTCGGCAATGACCAGGGACGCCTTGGCCCTGGCTATTGCAAAAGAGATCAAAGAAGGCAGGGGGATTAATGGCGGTGTCTGGATGGATCTTTCGACCATCCCGGAGGATAAAATCGAGCGTTTTCAAAAATTTATTCCCAGGGGTTTAAAAAGAAGAAAGCTTTTCCTTGTCGCCCCGGTTGCCCATTTTTTTATGGGAGGCATACTGGTTAATGAGCGGGGAGAGACGGGAATCGAGGGGTTGTATTCAGCAGGAGAAGTAAATGGTGGCGTGCACGGGGCCAACCGGTTAGGTGGCAACGCCTTGACCGAAGCCTGGGTTTATGGTGATATCACCGGCCGGCTCGCTGCTCAATATGCCTTATGCAAGAAAAAATTTTTCAGCATTGAAAACCTTCAATCAAAAATTAAAGATCTAAAATCTCATACGGAGGGGAAAAGAGAGCTTTCAGTGGAAGAAGTGTGCAGCAAGTTAAAATGTCTGATGTGGAAAAAGGCCGGAATAATCCGGACTCACGAAGAACTCTCCGGACTGGTTAGTGATATTGAAAAACTAAAAGAAAAGCTTTCTGAAACTAGGGCAAGTGATTACAAGGAATTAATTAACAAACTGGAAACCGGAAATATGCTTTTAGTTGGAAAAGCGGTAGCGTTGTCGGCTCTCTTAAGAAAAGAAAGCCGGGGTGCTCATTACCGTGAGGACTTTCCTGATGAAGGTGGAGAGCAATGGGTCAAAAATACTTGTATTAAAGGCAATGAAGGATCAGAAATGTGCGCTACGATAAATCCGAAAAAGTAA
- a CDS encoding adenine deaminase C-terminal domain-containing protein: MSAPAKGLQELLDVSAGRREADCYLKGGSLVNVLSGEIYPANIAIWRDKIAYVGSSEKMVGANTAIIDAEGFYLCPALIEPHSHPWGIYNPVSLAEAALCRGITTVVCDNLFFFAHLGAKGFLKIVDALDNLPVRLYWAARATHQSPDINEENIFSIDNLQELFSDPRVIKIGEITRWPLIVEGENSLLEKICLAKVRRKGFEGHTAGCSYDHLNVIAAAGAESCHEAITAEDVAQRLRLGFWTMLRHGSLRPDLPELLRAITEKRLPTNRMLLTTDGSRPSSIAREGLIDGMLRMAVAAGIDPVTALQMATINPAMYLGMERDLGSITPGRQADILLLPDLEKFVPHMVFAKGKIVAADGKLSVMPVAPDWGKMGFQTVLPDPDLLSNPSLFGAPSDREQVFPVIDAVSAVITRRQDRLLKPRDGLLEREDDLLYCTLIDRHGKWVTNGFISGIGQLEAIASTYNTSFNLLVLGRDRSSMALAAAEAAKMSGGIVVVENGQVSFRMPLTIGGMASDRSFSTVVAEMKELENKTREYGYHYNDFSYTLLFLVCDFLPGLRITASGVIDVKKRQVIVPAQELQ, translated from the coding sequence TTGTCAGCACCGGCTAAAGGTCTCCAAGAATTGCTGGATGTGTCTGCCGGCAGGCGGGAGGCCGATTGTTATCTTAAGGGCGGTTCACTGGTGAACGTGCTCTCCGGTGAAATTTATCCGGCCAATATCGCAATATGGCGGGACAAAATCGCATATGTGGGCAGTAGTGAAAAAATGGTGGGCGCAAACACAGCGATTATCGACGCGGAAGGATTCTACCTCTGCCCCGCCCTGATTGAACCGCACTCTCACCCGTGGGGGATATACAATCCAGTCAGCCTGGCGGAAGCCGCTCTATGCCGCGGGATCACCACAGTCGTTTGCGATAACCTTTTTTTCTTTGCTCATCTGGGAGCAAAAGGTTTTTTAAAAATAGTCGACGCGCTGGATAACCTGCCGGTCAGGCTATATTGGGCGGCAAGGGCGACACACCAGTCACCGGACATAAATGAAGAAAATATTTTTTCAATTGACAATCTGCAAGAGCTTTTTTCCGACCCGCGCGTCATAAAAATAGGCGAAATAACCCGCTGGCCGCTGATAGTTGAGGGAGAGAATTCCCTATTGGAAAAGATCTGCCTGGCCAAAGTCAGGCGGAAAGGTTTTGAGGGGCATACGGCAGGCTGTTCCTACGATCATTTAAATGTAATTGCCGCGGCCGGCGCGGAATCGTGCCATGAAGCGATTACGGCCGAAGATGTGGCTCAGAGGTTGAGATTAGGCTTCTGGACCATGCTGCGGCATGGTTCCCTCAGGCCGGACCTGCCGGAATTGCTCCGGGCAATTACAGAAAAGCGTTTGCCGACGAACCGGATGCTGCTTACCACCGATGGATCGCGTCCCAGTTCCATCGCCAGGGAGGGACTTATCGACGGAATGCTGCGCATGGCTGTGGCAGCCGGGATAGATCCGGTCACGGCGCTGCAAATGGCTACAATCAACCCGGCCATGTACCTGGGGATGGAAAGAGATTTGGGCTCTATCACTCCCGGCCGGCAGGCGGATATCCTGCTGCTGCCCGATCTGGAAAAATTTGTCCCGCATATGGTTTTTGCAAAAGGCAAGATAGTTGCTGCCGACGGAAAATTGTCTGTAATGCCCGTTGCCCCGGACTGGGGGAAGATGGGTTTTCAGACTGTGTTGCCTGATCCGGATTTATTGAGCAACCCTTCTTTGTTTGGGGCGCCGTCGGATCGCGAGCAGGTTTTTCCGGTTATTGACGCGGTTTCCGCTGTCATTACGAGGCGGCAAGACCGTTTGCTCAAGCCGCGTGACGGTTTGTTGGAACGCGAAGATGACTTGCTGTACTGCACCTTGATCGACCGTCACGGAAAATGGGTGACAAACGGTTTTATCAGCGGCATTGGTCAATTGGAGGCGATTGCTTCTACTTACAATACTTCCTTTAACCTGCTGGTGCTGGGAAGAGATCGTTCGTCCATGGCCCTGGCCGCCGCTGAGGCGGCCAAAATGAGCGGGGGCATTGTTGTGGTTGAAAATGGGCAAGTATCATTCCGCATGCCTCTTACAATCGGTGGAATGGCGAGTGACCGTTCTTTTTCCACGGTTGTCGCTGAAATGAAAGAGCTGGAAAATAAAACAAGAGAGTACGGCTATCATTATAACGACTTTTCCTATACGTTGTTGTTTTTAGTTTGCGATTTTCTGCCTGGATTGAGAATTACCGCCTCAGGAGTTATTGATGTGAAAAAACGGCAAGTAATCGTCCCTGCCCAGGAATTACAATAA
- a CDS encoding gamma carbonic anhydrase family protein, which produces MPLYRFAGRMPVVSERSYVSEAAVLIGDIRIGDDCYIGPGAILRGDHGTIEVGLGTAVEEGVIVHAFSGSVCRIGKSVTVGHGAVVHAENIEDYAVIGMGAILSLHVKIGFWTIVAEGCVVKNRQIVPGGVVVAGNPAKIVRDVEDKDRKFWLWGKQLYVDLAHQYLREGMELVEKDCGMPKS; this is translated from the coding sequence ATGCCCTTATATCGTTTTGCCGGACGAATGCCGGTGGTGAGCGAAAGGAGTTACGTAAGTGAAGCAGCTGTGCTTATTGGTGATATTAGAATTGGTGATGATTGCTATATAGGTCCTGGTGCAATACTCAGGGGCGATCATGGTACTATTGAAGTAGGTCTGGGCACAGCTGTGGAAGAGGGTGTAATTGTTCATGCATTTTCAGGCAGTGTATGCCGTATTGGAAAAAGTGTCACTGTTGGACACGGCGCCGTAGTCCATGCGGAAAATATCGAGGATTACGCGGTTATTGGGATGGGAGCGATATTGAGTCTTCATGTCAAAATCGGCTTTTGGACTATTGTTGCTGAAGGATGTGTGGTTAAGAATCGCCAAATCGTTCCCGGCGGGGTTGTGGTGGCAGGTAACCCGGCTAAAATAGTACGGGATGTAGAGGACAAGGACCGGAAATTTTGGTTATGGGGCAAGCAGCTCTATGTTGATCTTGCTCATCAATACCTGCGTGAAGGAATGGAACTAGTGGAAAAAGACTGTGGCATGCCTAAATCATGA
- a CDS encoding sigma-54 interaction domain-containing protein, with protein MFKSLVKSIGQLGHAVLDSSPEGILLADDEGNIMYANKSYSLICRSDGQKRVGKNILKTNPHGALTEVLLTGQPVFGKKHIPLGAHTEVFSNAFPIHIGDQFVGAIVFFREAAEAINVLGELAKARKDIRFSSNISEQIEQARYDFTRYDFSNIAGKTQCFKKSLALARRVSRTDSTVLLRGESGTGKQLFAEAIHNTSTRRYQPFINVNCAAIPDNLLESEFFGYEKGSFTGAGQQKIGTFELANQGTIFLDEIGDMDLRLQAKLLQVLQSGTFRRLGGTKEIKVNTRVIAATNRNLEELIAKDLFRIDLYYRLNVVSIEIPPLRERIDDIPLIARNLLPKINCRVGRVIKGLEDEALVKLANHHWPGNIRELENVLEKASTLCDGEWIMAEDICLSPLPSQMPESIVSLEELEKSMISRALQKFGPSLAGKKEAARALGISLTTLYNKLRKIQDD; from the coding sequence TTGTTTAAGAGCCTTGTAAAAAGCATCGGTCAGCTTGGTCATGCAGTTCTGGACTCTTCTCCGGAGGGAATTCTTCTTGCTGATGATGAAGGCAATATAATGTACGCGAATAAATCATATTCGTTAATTTGCAGGAGTGACGGACAGAAACGGGTTGGCAAAAACATATTGAAAACGAACCCGCACGGGGCCTTAACAGAAGTTTTATTGACTGGTCAACCGGTTTTTGGCAAAAAACACATACCGCTGGGAGCGCATACTGAAGTCTTTTCCAATGCTTTTCCAATCCATATAGGCGACCAGTTTGTCGGGGCGATTGTATTCTTCCGTGAGGCCGCGGAGGCGATAAACGTGCTGGGTGAATTGGCTAAAGCCAGAAAGGACATCCGTTTTTCATCCAATATCTCTGAGCAGATTGAACAGGCAAGATATGATTTTACAAGATATGATTTTAGTAACATAGCGGGTAAAACTCAATGCTTTAAAAAATCCTTAGCTTTAGCCCGGCGTGTTTCGCGGACAGACTCAACCGTGCTTTTACGGGGAGAAAGCGGCACGGGAAAGCAGTTGTTTGCTGAAGCCATTCATAATACCAGCACGCGCCGGTACCAGCCGTTTATCAATGTCAATTGCGCGGCCATTCCGGATAATCTCTTGGAAAGCGAGTTTTTCGGCTATGAAAAGGGCTCTTTTACCGGAGCGGGTCAGCAAAAAATTGGGACTTTCGAATTAGCTAACCAGGGGACCATTTTCCTGGATGAGATCGGAGACATGGACTTGCGCCTGCAGGCCAAATTGCTGCAGGTGCTCCAGAGCGGAACGTTCCGCCGCCTGGGAGGCACTAAAGAAATTAAAGTTAATACCCGTGTAATTGCCGCGACCAACCGGAACTTGGAAGAATTAATCGCAAAGGATTTGTTTCGAATAGATCTTTATTACCGGTTGAATGTAGTGAGTATAGAAATCCCGCCGCTGCGCGAACGAATTGACGATATTCCCCTGATCGCGCGGAACTTGCTGCCTAAAATAAATTGCCGGGTGGGCAGGGTGATAAAAGGTCTGGAAGACGAAGCTTTAGTCAAGTTGGCAAACCACCACTGGCCGGGCAACATTCGTGAATTGGAAAATGTCCTGGAAAAAGCAAGCACTCTTTGCGACGGGGAATGGATCATGGCGGAGGATATTTGCCTGTCTCCGCTGCCTTCTCAAATGCCCGAATCCATTGTCTCGTTGGAGGAACTGGAGAAGTCGATGATCAGCCGCGCGCTTCAGAAATTCGGCCCTTCATTGGCCGGCAAAAAGGAAGCTGCCCGGGCGTTGGGCATCTCTTTAACAACCTTATATAATAAATTGCGGAAAATTCAAGACGATTAA
- a CDS encoding methyl-accepting chemotaxis protein, which yields MKSFKTKLLIIIIAILTVGLGSLSFSNYVKTKQLLTDNIEQSLASLVIASSNEVALWLDVRKAEAELLANSLSLINNNNREMIVAYLAAEVQRNGKYETLYVADRTGSYFNSLGMSANMGDRDYFKKVMATGETVISDPVVSKTTGNWIITAASPIKRNNEIIGVAGGAVLLDDLLRRISLIKVGKTGYAYMIQGDGLFIAHPQQDLVMKYNPLKDSGTSPDLVDATQKMTKGENGKARYAFEGVDKYIAYAPVPGVKWSLALTAPVSEILSQISSLPVTYLIITLLIMVIAGGVVSVVLTRMIAPLKKVVARSAKIAAGDLSGEEIEVKSQDEFDQLAGAFNTMQANLKSVVNHLQEKSKTVAASSNELSANAENVAAGANETATTISQVASTVEQISANAHRIAGVSVQTTEFAGEGSDAVQRITVQMNSIQQTTATGMEVINQLNESAIKISKIVELITQFADQTNLLALNAAIEAARAGEQGLGFAVVAEEVRKLAEQSAGAAREINLLINTIQQGSQKSVQSMNESVVNVQAGTAVVQDMGEIFNKIQSSVQCLASEIQSVVKATEEITMAVQNVAAAAEEETATMEEVSSTTQHLAVLAEELEALANHFKVG from the coding sequence GTGAAAAGCTTCAAGACTAAACTGTTGATAATTATTATCGCCATCCTGACGGTGGGCCTGGGTAGTTTGTCTTTTTCGAACTATGTTAAGACGAAGCAACTTTTAACTGACAATATTGAGCAGTCGCTTGCGTCCCTGGTTATAGCCTCAAGCAACGAGGTTGCCCTGTGGCTGGATGTCCGGAAAGCTGAAGCGGAATTACTCGCTAATTCGCTGTCGCTGATCAATAACAACAACCGCGAGATGATTGTCGCTTATTTGGCCGCCGAGGTTCAGCGCAATGGAAAATACGAAACGCTTTATGTTGCCGATAGGACAGGCAGTTATTTTAATTCATTGGGAATGTCGGCTAATATGGGTGACCGGGATTATTTTAAAAAAGTAATGGCTACGGGCGAAACGGTGATTTCCGATCCGGTGGTTTCTAAAACTACCGGAAATTGGATTATTACCGCGGCCTCGCCAATTAAAAGAAACAACGAAATTATTGGTGTCGCAGGCGGAGCTGTCTTATTGGATGACCTGTTGCGAAGGATCTCTTTGATCAAGGTGGGTAAAACCGGCTACGCTTATATGATTCAAGGTGACGGTTTGTTTATAGCCCACCCGCAGCAAGATTTGGTAATGAAATACAATCCGTTAAAAGACAGCGGCACTTCGCCAGATTTGGTGGACGCAACCCAAAAAATGACTAAAGGCGAGAATGGTAAAGCGCGTTATGCTTTTGAGGGTGTGGACAAATATATCGCTTACGCGCCGGTGCCGGGCGTCAAATGGTCTCTGGCGCTTACGGCGCCGGTATCAGAGATTTTGTCCCAGATTTCCTCCCTGCCGGTTACTTATTTAATAATTACTTTGCTGATTATGGTGATTGCCGGTGGCGTTGTTAGTGTGGTTCTTACCAGGATGATCGCTCCTCTCAAAAAAGTAGTCGCCAGGTCTGCCAAGATTGCCGCAGGTGATCTTAGCGGTGAAGAAATCGAAGTTAAATCGCAGGATGAATTTGATCAACTGGCCGGAGCGTTTAACACTATGCAGGCAAACTTAAAGTCGGTTGTCAATCATCTTCAGGAAAAATCCAAGACCGTCGCCGCTTCGTCCAACGAACTGTCAGCCAACGCCGAAAATGTGGCGGCAGGGGCTAACGAAACGGCTACTACAATTAGCCAGGTAGCCAGTACAGTAGAACAGATATCTGCGAACGCCCACCGGATTGCCGGCGTTTCCGTGCAGACCACTGAATTCGCCGGGGAGGGCAGCGACGCTGTCCAGCGCATTACCGTGCAGATGAACTCGATCCAGCAGACCACGGCCACCGGCATGGAAGTTATAAACCAACTAAACGAATCGGCCATAAAAATTTCCAAGATCGTCGAATTGATTACGCAATTTGCCGACCAGACTAATTTGCTGGCGCTAAATGCCGCGATCGAGGCGGCCAGGGCCGGCGAGCAAGGCCTGGGGTTTGCGGTGGTGGCCGAAGAAGTGAGAAAATTGGCCGAGCAGTCTGCCGGCGCCGCGAGAGAAATCAATCTACTGATCAATACTATCCAGCAAGGATCGCAAAAATCTGTCCAAAGCATGAATGAAAGCGTCGTTAATGTGCAAGCCGGTACGGCAGTGGTTCAGGACATGGGTGAAATATTCAATAAAATCCAGTCATCGGTACAGTGTCTGGCAAGCGAGATCCAATCGGTTGTTAAAGCAACCGAAGAAATAACTATGGCGGTGCAGAACGTGGCCGCGGCAGCCGAGGAAGAGACAGCCACCATGGAAGAAGTTTCTTCCACCACCCAGCACCTTGCCGTGCTGGCAGAAGAACTGGAAGCGCTTGCCAATCATTTTAAAGTAGGGTAA
- a CDS encoding UbiX family flavin prenyltransferase: MDVQKIVVAITGATGAIYGVRLLEALQECPGVETHLILSGWAEKTIVLETSYTVEAVRKMAHFCHDLRNVGAPVASGSFQTSGMAVIPCSMKTLGSIAHGLSENLIIRAADVMLKERKKLILVPRETPLSAIHLENMLAVNRAGAYLVPPMPAFYNHPATIDDLVNHLVGRVMDQFGLPHNLTRRWGEVGLVGQRAVKSNEVSQAAQY; the protein is encoded by the coding sequence ATGGATGTTCAGAAAATTGTTGTCGCCATCACTGGAGCTACCGGAGCAATTTACGGCGTTCGGTTGCTTGAAGCTTTGCAGGAATGCCCTGGAGTGGAAACTCACCTTATCTTGAGCGGTTGGGCCGAGAAAACAATTGTGCTGGAAACAAGTTACACTGTTGAGGCGGTACGCAAAATGGCTCATTTCTGCCACGACCTCCGTAATGTGGGAGCGCCGGTTGCCAGCGGTTCATTCCAGACCAGCGGTATGGCCGTCATCCCCTGCAGTATGAAAACACTGGGGTCAATAGCGCATGGCCTGTCTGAAAACCTCATTATCCGCGCCGCCGACGTGATGCTGAAAGAACGAAAGAAACTGATCCTGGTCCCGCGGGAGACTCCTTTGAGCGCGATCCATCTTGAGAACATGCTTGCAGTAAACAGGGCCGGCGCGTATCTGGTCCCGCCCATGCCGGCTTTCTACAATCACCCGGCTACCATCGACGATTTGGTCAACCATCTGGTGGGGCGGGTGATGGATCAATTTGGCTTGCCGCATAACCTGACGCGCCGGTGGGGTGAGGTAGGTTTGGTCGGACAGCGAGCAGTGAAGTCAAACGAAGTAAGTCAAGCGGCTCAATACTGA
- a CDS encoding benzoate/H(+) symporter BenE family transporter, with protein sequence MTKGLLERGPGIMATLKALPHSFNVNNVTAAIIATVFSLSGPIILLINIANEAHLTDQQTVTWLMSIYFISGALMVFLSLYYQQPIAIAFSLPGIIVVGSLMKVFSLEQMVGGYIFGGLILLFLGVTGLIKTVVKYLPLPIIMGMIAGALFSYAMGIVTSVQKDYIGAGLTLLAFFISRLFTKKIPPQAIALVVGVIASMYLMKSKMAVGDLFYAPVLVKPDFGFAAILSIGVPLVLLGLADFLKGYGILRANGFDAPVNTMITSTGICSTIGAFLLAHSITVAGPVTAITSCDDAGPKDCRWVAGLIKGVIQVFIAFIGGLLVPFLRSLPATVANVLAGLAMISLFITAFEVAFSGKNKFQMGAFFAFIVAYSNFTIYNISSPVWSLLVGIIVSLIFERENVKSFLRPNAETGGAVNAHS encoded by the coding sequence GTGACTAAAGGTTTACTTGAACGTGGCCCTGGGATCATGGCAACCTTAAAAGCCCTGCCGCATAGCTTCAATGTCAATAATGTCACAGCGGCCATAATTGCAACAGTATTCAGCTTGAGCGGGCCGATCATATTATTAATTAACATTGCCAACGAAGCCCATTTAACTGACCAGCAAACCGTTACATGGCTTATGTCGATTTATTTTATCAGCGGCGCGTTAATGGTTTTTTTGTCTCTTTACTACCAGCAGCCCATAGCCATTGCCTTTTCATTGCCGGGCATCATCGTAGTAGGCAGTCTCATGAAAGTTTTTTCATTGGAACAAATGGTCGGGGGATATATTTTCGGAGGGTTGATCTTACTCTTTCTTGGTGTTACCGGCTTGATTAAAACGGTGGTTAAGTATTTACCCTTGCCGATCATCATGGGGATGATTGCGGGAGCCTTGTTCAGTTACGCGATGGGAATTGTTACATCGGTTCAAAAGGATTATATAGGAGCCGGATTAACACTGTTAGCGTTTTTTATCAGCCGTCTTTTTACAAAAAAGATCCCGCCCCAGGCGATCGCGCTGGTTGTTGGCGTAATAGCGAGCATGTACTTGATGAAGTCGAAAATGGCGGTGGGGGATCTGTTTTACGCGCCTGTTTTGGTTAAACCCGACTTTGGTTTTGCCGCGATATTATCTATCGGTGTGCCGTTGGTATTGCTGGGCCTGGCCGACTTTTTAAAAGGTTATGGCATTTTAAGAGCCAATGGATTTGACGCGCCTGTCAATACAATGATTACATCTACCGGTATTTGCTCAACAATAGGCGCCTTTTTACTGGCGCACAGCATTACGGTCGCCGGTCCGGTGACCGCCATAACTTCCTGTGATGACGCCGGTCCCAAAGATTGCAGGTGGGTCGCGGGATTGATAAAAGGGGTTATCCAAGTTTTCATCGCCTTTATTGGCGGGTTGCTGGTACCTTTTTTAAGGTCTTTGCCTGCAACCGTTGCCAACGTTCTGGCGGGCCTGGCTATGATAAGCTTGTTTATCACTGCGTTTGAAGTGGCTTTTAGCGGCAAGAATAAATTCCAAATGGGTGCCTTTTTCGCATTTATCGTCGCTTACTCCAATTTTACAATATACAATATCAGTTCCCCGGTATGGTCCTTACTAGTTGGCATAATAGTTTCATTGATTTTCGAAAGGGAAAATGTTAAGTCTTTTTTACGTCCCAATGCTGAAACCGGCGGAGCTGTTAACGCTCACAGCTAA
- a CDS encoding phenylacetate--CoA ligase family protein, with amino-acid sequence MFYDAATETAPLEKIREIQWQKLQDMLKKVYQSNRFYQNSFKKHGVALEDIRNLDDIVKLPFSTKKDFQKDQEENPVFGTNLTEPFENYVQFHQTTGTTGKPLKWLDTKECWLWRARCMAHSLAAAGISSKDVLLLPFNFGPYTAFWGVYEAAQHLDVLTIPTGGWTTEQRLSCIGENNATLIIGTPTYMLRLAEAAQDLGIDLAGSSIRVLILAGEPGAMIPAVREKLERAWGAKVFEYPGLTETGTYAFMCDQDNQALHIIESEFIVEVLDSKTGKSVADGEIGELVLTNLGRTCSPAIRYRTNDRVRLERSSCACGRTFGKLIGGVLGRQDEMLIVRGVNVFPSTMANIVEEYLELGNEYLITAFRRGDMDELKIQIETTPESKDVSEIITTEMKKRLNLRVEIQTVPRGTLARSDYKGKRFIDERSKRA; translated from the coding sequence ATGTTTTATGACGCGGCAACTGAAACAGCTCCGCTTGAAAAGATACGGGAGATTCAATGGCAAAAACTGCAAGACATGCTGAAAAAGGTATACCAGAGCAACCGGTTTTACCAGAATAGTTTTAAAAAACACGGGGTGGCGCTTGAAGACATCCGGAATCTTGACGACATCGTAAAGCTGCCCTTTTCGACTAAAAAAGATTTTCAGAAGGATCAGGAAGAGAACCCCGTTTTCGGGACCAACTTAACGGAACCGTTCGAGAACTATGTCCAGTTCCACCAGACTACCGGCACCACCGGCAAGCCGTTGAAATGGCTTGATACAAAAGAATGCTGGCTCTGGCGGGCGCGGTGCATGGCCCATTCCCTGGCGGCGGCGGGTATTAGCAGCAAAGACGTTTTGCTGTTGCCCTTTAACTTTGGCCCTTACACCGCTTTCTGGGGTGTTTACGAAGCGGCGCAGCACCTGGACGTATTGACAATTCCCACCGGGGGGTGGACCACCGAGCAACGTTTGAGCTGCATCGGTGAAAACAACGCCACTTTGATTATCGGCACGCCGACTTATATGCTGCGCTTGGCCGAGGCGGCCCAGGATCTGGGAATAGACCTGGCCGGCTCGTCCATCCGGGTGCTTATCCTGGCCGGGGAGCCGGGTGCGATGATACCCGCCGTGCGGGAGAAACTTGAAAGAGCCTGGGGAGCGAAAGTGTTTGAGTACCCGGGACTGACCGAGACCGGCACCTACGCTTTTATGTGCGACCAGGACAACCAGGCCTTGCACATCATCGAGAGCGAGTTTATCGTGGAAGTATTGGATTCGAAAACCGGGAAAAGTGTGGCGGACGGTGAAATCGGCGAACTGGTGCTCACGAACCTGGGGCGCACGTGCAGTCCGGCCATCCGTTACCGGACCAATGACCGGGTGCGGTTGGAAAGATCGTCTTGCGCCTGCGGCCGGACCTTCGGCAAGTTAATCGGAGGGGTGCTGGGGAGGCAGGATGAAATGCTGATCGTCCGGGGGGTAAACGTTTTCCCGAGCACCATGGCAAATATCGTGGAAGAGTATCTGGAGCTCGGCAATGAATACCTGATTACAGCTTTCCGCCGGGGTGACATGGACGAGTTGAAAATACAAATTGAAACAACCCCCGAGTCAAAAGATGTAAGCGAGATCATTACCACCGAAATGAAAAAACGTCTCAACCTGCGGGTCGAAATCCAGACGGTGCCTAGAGGAACGCTCGCGCGTTCGGATTATAAAGGCAAACGGTTTATCGACGAGCGGAGCAAGCGGGCGTAA